The Candidatus Manganitrophus noduliformans genome segment AGATTGTGAAATTGGTGAAAATTATATTGATCGTTTAGATTGGGAAAATTGGATAAATTTGATAAATTCTAAAAAGTTAGAAAGATCTCCTTCTTTTTCTGACTATACGATTCAACATCCTGTTTATAAAGAATCGCTCCTTTTCTTTTCTCCAAGCGCGAGTATAAGGTATACCCTAGAAGACAAATGGCTTGTAATGCGAGGACAAAAAGGAAAATCTAAGCAATATTTAGCTAATGCTCGACTGCTATCACAGCATTCTCAATTTTTCGGGCCAGATTTTAGTTTTGGGGATGCATTTATTTTTGAAAAAGGAAAAGACTTGAAATCAAAAAAGACCGGGAATGCTACAAACTGGTTAGTTGCTGGCATTAATCACCATCTGGTGTGCACAATATCTCAGATCGCCAATTTGCCCTAGCACATAAATACTCAGTTACTTTGGATTTTAAGGTCCGTTTGTCTAATGCTTCAGCCAATCTCTCATATATTACTTTTCGTGCTTTTGAGCGTACTCCTTTTGCTCGGCCGCTTTCTTCCAAGATATTAAGCGCCTCATTTCGCCACAACAATGTAGCAACGGCAAAGTTAGTCTGATAAGGATTCTGTTCTGCTTCACGTATATTGCAGAATAGGACCTCACCCGAGGGGATAATTTTGGCGATTGTTATACCCCACCATTCAGGGACAATTTTAATCGCCTCATGAAGGTGGCTTTTCCCCACTACTAACGTAATCCGGTCAAAAACTGAATTGTAATAACGCATCTGGCTCGGTAAACGATACAAAGTATCTATGTCGCTTTTTAATTCATAACCATGAATTGAGCCATTAATCACCGCAATATCAACACGGGCGGCACCGTGAGTAACACCCAACTCCTCAATTATCTTAGCTTGATGATCGTCTTTATGAATGTTCCTTAGGCTTTCTTTTAAAGCCGTACGGATCAGTTGGTCACTTGTGAGTGTGGAACTAGAATACATGATCACTCAAAATAGCTAATTTACATCGTGTCAGTAGTGTAATTTTTGAATTCTAACATGGCATTCAAGTTCTTGTATATCTAATTCTAGTAGAAATTATTAACGAACTGAAGATCAGAGTTTTGACTAAAATGCTCATGTTAAACCATTTTAATGGAGAGGAATTTTGCATATATGGCAAAGAACTGGAGCAATGCACTCGGCTGGGAGGAGGTTCGAACTTTTCCTCGGAACAGTAGAGATGTAGGCAAGCAAAAAGAGCTTGTCCGAAAGATCTTTGAATTTTATATATGAACAGGGAGTTAGAGAAAGATGTGCCGTAGATCCCCGATAAGGATACTCTATCCCTTGGCGGACCTCAGTTCTAGAATGGAGAAGTTGCCGAGAAGATAATTTACATTAGACATGCCGTATTCTTTTCTTTAAAATGAAAGGTCAACTTAACTAAGGGATGAATATGAAATGGACAAAGGATTCAGCATCAAAAGAGTTGGGGAGATTAATTTCAGAAATACCTGTCCTACATAAGGCCAGAGCTTTTTCTGCAGAGCATGTTAGGTGGCACCAAAAGGTCGTTGGGTTTCTTGAAGAAGTATTCGGACAGGATTC includes the following:
- a CDS encoding sce7726 family protein; its protein translation is MYSSSTLTSDQLIRTALKESLRNIHKDDHQAKIIEELGVTHGAARVDIAVINGSIHGYELKSDIDTLYRLPSQMRYYNSVFDRITLVVGKSHLHEAIKIVPEWWGITIAKIIPSGEVLFCNIREAEQNPYQTNFAVATLLWRNEALNILEESGRAKGVRSKARKVIYERLAEALDKRTLKSKVTEYLCARANWRSEILCTPDGD